In a single window of the Candidatus Palauibacter soopunensis genome:
- a CDS encoding ArdC family protein, which translates to MNHDEYHRKFADAIIEQIRQGTAPWQKPWAPGERVMPMNVDTGRSYRGGNSLHLAAVQQEQGYGDVRWGTYRQIQARGGQVRKGERGTRILSFQDHKRIAVTDAQGNPR; encoded by the coding sequence ATGAACCACGACGAATACCACCGCAAGTTCGCCGACGCGATCATCGAGCAGATCAGGCAGGGCACCGCGCCCTGGCAGAAGCCGTGGGCGCCGGGCGAGCGCGTGATGCCCATGAACGTCGACACCGGTCGCTCCTACCGGGGCGGCAACAGCCTGCACTTGGCCGCCGTCCAGCAGGAGCAGGGCTACGGCGACGTGCGCTGGGGCACCTACCGCCAGATCCAGGCGCGCGGCGGACAGGTCAGGAAGGGCGAGCGCGGCACCCGCATCCTCTCCTTCCAGGACCACAAGCGGATCGCCGTCACCGACGCGCAGGGCAATCCCAGGC